The following coding sequences are from one Terriglobales bacterium window:
- the raiA gene encoding ribosome-associated translation inhibitor RaiA, translating into MNVEYTGRQYEVTPAVRKQVEHGLGKLEKLFGSTFDSHVILTLEKHRHIAEITVKVRNHPIVGIAESTDMSVAVGEALDKIDRQAIKYKTRWRAKKRHARKTQWSPALDKQQAQQMAVGSNAATAVPVVVHSFPAVAKLTEAHVVKSDDSVAMRPMTLEEAVKEAEFRDREVFVFRDPEGRVKVLHRKKDGKMELIEAP; encoded by the coding sequence ATGAACGTCGAGTACACCGGAAGGCAGTATGAAGTCACTCCCGCAGTGCGCAAGCAGGTGGAACACGGCTTGGGCAAACTGGAAAAGCTCTTCGGCAGCACGTTCGATTCACACGTAATCCTCACCCTCGAGAAACACCGGCATATCGCCGAAATTACCGTAAAAGTTCGCAATCATCCGATCGTCGGCATCGCCGAATCGACCGACATGTCCGTCGCCGTCGGCGAAGCGCTCGACAAGATCGATCGCCAGGCGATCAAGTACAAGACGCGCTGGCGGGCAAAGAAGCGCCACGCGCGCAAGACGCAGTGGTCTCCGGCGCTGGACAAGCAGCAGGCACAGCAAATGGCCGTCGGCAGTAATGCCGCGACTGCTGTTCCCGTTGTGGTTCATTCATTCCCCGCCGTCGCCAAACTCACCGAGGCCCATGTCGTAAAGTCGGACGACTCAGTAGCGATGCGTCCGATGACGCTCGAAGAGGCCGTCAAAGAAGCCGAATTCCGCGATCGCGAAGTGTTTGTCTTCCGCGATCCCGAAGGCCGCGTCAAGGTGCTGCACCGGAAGAAAGACGGCAAGATGGAGCTGATAGAAGCGCCGTAA
- the rapZ gene encoding RNase adapter RapZ, translating to MATVAKAAHDTAKISRNSHPPSKKKGGPTELVLITGMSGSGKGSVLKAFEDLGYYCVDNLPLELIQRFADLARQSPEIERTALVVDIREGGALNRLPQILKQVKKTIKNTQVLFLEASDDSLVRRFSETRRPHPLGKTSSISNAISTERKRLDFLRNLADVIIDTSKFNVHELRSHIIEKFQEGTSNNTILVSCVSFGFKNGVPNDADLVFDVRFLPNPHFIPEFRPLTGRHPKVAAYIRQFPQTQEFIDRISELLVYLMPHYIREGKSYLTVAFGCTGGQHRSVMIAEDVAKRLSKAGYKVKAQHRDSPK from the coding sequence ATGGCAACTGTCGCCAAAGCCGCGCACGATACGGCGAAGATCTCCCGCAATTCCCATCCTCCTTCCAAGAAGAAGGGAGGCCCCACCGAACTAGTGCTCATCACTGGAATGAGCGGTTCGGGCAAGGGCTCAGTCCTCAAGGCGTTTGAAGATCTCGGGTACTACTGCGTCGATAATCTTCCCCTGGAGCTGATCCAACGCTTCGCTGACTTGGCACGACAATCTCCAGAGATCGAGCGTACGGCACTCGTAGTTGACATTCGCGAAGGCGGAGCGCTGAATCGGCTTCCGCAGATTCTGAAGCAGGTAAAGAAGACCATCAAAAACACTCAGGTGTTATTTCTTGAGGCTTCGGACGATTCACTGGTTCGTCGCTTCAGCGAGACGCGTCGCCCTCATCCGCTGGGAAAGACCTCATCGATTTCAAACGCGATCAGCACCGAGCGAAAGCGCCTCGACTTTTTGCGCAACCTCGCCGACGTGATCATCGATACGTCAAAGTTCAATGTTCATGAACTGCGCTCGCACATCATTGAGAAATTCCAGGAAGGAACCAGCAACAATACGATTCTGGTGTCGTGCGTCAGCTTCGGCTTTAAAAATGGCGTTCCCAACGATGCCGACTTGGTATTCGACGTTCGCTTTCTGCCGAATCCACATTTCATTCCCGAATTTCGTCCTCTGACCGGCCGACATCCCAAAGTTGCAGCATACATTCGACAATTTCCGCAAACGCAGGAATTTATCGACCGAATTTCGGAACTGTTGGTTTATCTAATGCCGCACTATATCCGCGAAGGCAAGAGCTACCTGACGGTCGCATTTGGATGCACGGGAGGTCAGCATCGCTCGGTGATGATCGCCGAGGATGTAGCTAAGCGGCTAAGCAAAGCCGGATATAAGGTGAAGGCTCAGCACCGGGATAGCCCGAAGTAG
- a CDS encoding HAD-IB family phosphatase translates to MTEKLAKRYIFASDFDQTLTFNDTGYVLSEMVGIPTSEFERRAQGMAKLNLVQQGAELAYLLLHDPEFNSKVRKEHLYEVGKQIRLKENIKLLYEILDGDIDGHHFDFYVLSASPEEVIHSALEGIVPKDHIFGTKLVYSGSGQVERLERATAGYGKVAVLDQLQASLQIAPDHIVYVGDGSSDIHVMLHVNTRDGFTIAVSEAKHVAHIAKRTLLSTSALAVLAPILQEIVGWPRLKIRKLFESHGLLVQEWDQVRTDWLTLRSAQAEPEQAAAAN, encoded by the coding sequence ATGACGGAAAAGCTCGCAAAACGATACATCTTCGCCAGCGATTTTGACCAAACCCTCACGTTCAATGACACCGGATACGTGTTGAGCGAGATGGTGGGAATTCCCACTTCGGAATTCGAGCGCAGAGCTCAGGGAATGGCGAAGCTGAACCTTGTGCAGCAAGGCGCGGAACTTGCCTATTTATTGCTGCATGATCCGGAATTCAACTCTAAAGTTCGCAAAGAGCACTTGTACGAGGTCGGGAAACAGATTCGCCTCAAGGAGAACATTAAGCTGCTCTACGAAATTCTTGATGGCGATATCGATGGACACCACTTTGACTTCTATGTGCTATCGGCCTCACCGGAGGAAGTAATTCATTCGGCTCTCGAAGGAATAGTTCCGAAGGATCATATTTTTGGAACAAAGCTCGTGTATAGCGGCAGCGGACAGGTTGAGAGGCTGGAGCGGGCGACTGCCGGCTATGGCAAGGTAGCAGTGCTCGATCAGTTGCAAGCTTCGCTGCAGATCGCGCCTGATCACATTGTGTATGTGGGCGACGGAAGTTCCGACATTCACGTGATGCTGCACGTAAACACGCGCGATGGCTTTACCATCGCTGTGTCCGAAGCCAAACACGTAGCTCACATTGCCAAGCGAACGCTGTTAAGCACGAGCGCGCTCGCCGTGCTGGCGCCAATCCTGCAGGAGATCGTCGGATGGCCGCGGCTGAAAATCCGGAAGCTGTTTGAGTCCCACGGCCTTCTGGTGCAGGAATGGGATCAGGTCCGTACAGACTGGCTAACCCTGCGCTCAGCACAGGCCGAGCCTGAGCAAGCTGCTGCGGCGAACTGA
- the aceA gene encoding isocitrate lyase, whose protein sequence is MIRTQTADWDWNATRWAGITRPYTEEDVERLRGTVRIEYSLARKGAEKLWKLLHEEPYVPALGALTGNQAVEMANAGLRAIYLSGWQVAADANLGGQMYPDQSLYPANSVPNVVRAINNALLRADQIAHSEGRDTIDWMLPIVADAEAGFGGCLNAFELMKAMIEAGAAAVHFEDQLSSAKKCGHLGGKVLVPTQEAVQKLVAARLAADVLGVPTLVVARTDANSAQLLTSDCDPCDREFITGERTVEGFYRMRGGLDAAIARGLAYAPYADLIWCETSEPNMEEARLFAEAIHARFPGKLLAYNCSPSFNWKAKLSDSDIANFQRELGKMGYKFQFVTLAGFHALNLSMFELAREYARTGMAAYSQLQQREFDLAERFAYGAVKHQRFVGTGYFDAVATVISAGQTSTRALEGSTEAEQFESKPVTTHAPTNGHTASIGHEKTNGHAKPNGHAAKFEAKAEVFPRFDEEEVALMPSGD, encoded by the coding sequence ATGATTCGAACGCAAACCGCAGATTGGGATTGGAACGCTACCCGCTGGGCAGGCATCACTCGCCCCTACACAGAAGAAGATGTTGAGCGCCTGCGCGGAACCGTCCGAATTGAATACTCGCTTGCTCGCAAGGGGGCTGAGAAGCTTTGGAAACTCCTGCACGAAGAACCTTATGTTCCAGCCCTGGGAGCCTTGACCGGGAACCAAGCGGTAGAAATGGCGAACGCCGGCTTGAGAGCCATCTATCTGAGCGGCTGGCAAGTGGCCGCTGACGCAAACCTGGGCGGTCAAATGTATCCCGACCAGAGCCTCTATCCCGCGAACAGCGTTCCCAATGTGGTACGAGCGATCAACAACGCTCTACTGCGCGCTGACCAAATCGCGCACAGCGAAGGACGCGACACCATCGACTGGATGCTCCCCATCGTCGCGGACGCCGAAGCTGGATTTGGCGGGTGCCTCAACGCCTTTGAGTTGATGAAAGCGATGATCGAGGCTGGGGCTGCCGCCGTACATTTTGAAGATCAGTTGTCTTCGGCGAAGAAATGCGGACATCTTGGCGGCAAAGTCCTCGTCCCAACTCAAGAGGCGGTACAAAAACTGGTCGCAGCTCGTCTCGCTGCCGACGTCCTGGGCGTACCGACACTCGTGGTTGCCCGCACCGACGCTAATTCAGCACAGCTGCTCACTAGCGACTGCGATCCATGCGATCGCGAGTTCATCACCGGCGAGCGCACGGTGGAAGGCTTCTATCGGATGCGTGGCGGACTCGACGCTGCCATCGCACGCGGCTTGGCTTATGCTCCGTATGCGGATCTGATCTGGTGCGAGACGTCGGAGCCAAATATGGAGGAAGCGCGCCTCTTCGCGGAAGCGATCCACGCCAGGTTCCCCGGCAAGCTGCTTGCCTATAACTGCTCGCCATCATTCAATTGGAAGGCAAAGCTTTCGGACAGCGACATTGCCAACTTCCAGCGCGAGCTGGGGAAGATGGGCTACAAGTTCCAGTTCGTCACGCTGGCGGGCTTCCACGCGCTGAATCTTTCTATGTTCGAGCTGGCTCGCGAGTATGCGCGCACAGGAATGGCGGCTTATTCACAATTACAGCAGCGCGAGTTCGATCTCGCAGAGCGCTTTGCGTACGGCGCAGTAAAACATCAGCGCTTCGTTGGCACCGGATACTTCGACGCAGTAGCGACCGTAATCTCGGCCGGACAGACTTCCACCCGCGCGCTCGAAGGATCCACAGAGGCAGAGCAATTCGAAAGCAAGCCGGTAACGACGCATGCTCCGACGAATGGTCATACAGCCAGCATTGGCCATGAAAAGACAAATGGGCATGCGAAGCCGAACGGTCATGCGGCGAAGTTTGAAGCGAAAGCAGAGGTATTTCCTCGATTCGATGAGGAAGAAGTGGCGCTTATGCCTTCGGGAGACTAG
- a CDS encoding TIM-barrel domain-containing protein, with protein sequence MTRSIAALLFACASPLVVSQTSPNPLTTSGAPQARQVERAQPPAAPPVTLGAVSASHQLPNGVEIASENGRLQITVLQNDVIRVRATRGSEFPQRYSYAVLAVPAGVQSAAAKAQVRDAPDRIELSTGSLQVRVDRRDSTISFLAADGTPISRDAASITWQGETFTVTKSMPEDEHYYGLGDKAGPLDHRNQAFTMWNTDAYAWQESTDPLYKTLGFLVALRKGTSYGILLDNTYRQHWDLGKASADEYSFGADGGEVDYYFIYGPRPKQVVSTFTALVGRSPLPPLWSLGFQQCRYSYFPESRVREIVQTFKQKKIPLDVIYLDIDYQRENRVFTVDPQKFPNFTGMVRDFAKQGVRTIAITDLHIKQEPGYAPYDTGKAIDAFIKNPDGSEYAGRVWPGTSVFPDFTRKAVRDWWGGLYKEFVNNGVAGFWNDMNEPSVFDVPSKTMPVDAVDRVEEPGQPSRQTTQREIHNVLGMLNSQGTYEGLLKLRPNERPFVLTRATYVGGQRFAATWTGDNSSTWNHMRISVPMLQNLGISGFPVVGDDIGGYKGSPQPDLLTKWLELGAFNPIDRDHTEKGSADQEPWVHGPQHEAIRKRYIEERYRLLPYIYTGMEQSSRDGIPLMRPMFLEYPDQEPLLTEGEWANSQYLFGHDLLVAPQPYEFLQDVRVMLPSGNVWYDYWTGKQLQSGEITVKPALDTLHVYVRGGAIIPRQPLIQSTAEKPQGPLELRVYPDRTCQGSLYMDDGVSFDYTHGKYLRVDYTCEGYEDALRMKISPQLGSFTPWFNEVQAVIYGVKRQPVSITLDGKAVKRASFDSGSQTLTLQFPYTAGGGELRLSCGSPGQKSEVCFAMGQPPSVPK encoded by the coding sequence ATGACTCGATCAATTGCAGCACTCCTGTTTGCGTGCGCCTCGCCACTTGTAGTCTCGCAAACATCTCCAAATCCTCTGACCACCAGCGGCGCTCCGCAGGCGCGCCAAGTTGAACGGGCGCAGCCACCAGCCGCACCTCCGGTTACCTTAGGAGCGGTGAGTGCCTCTCATCAGTTGCCGAATGGCGTGGAGATAGCCAGCGAAAACGGGCGCTTGCAAATCACTGTTCTCCAAAATGACGTGATTCGCGTGCGCGCAACTCGCGGCTCGGAGTTTCCGCAAAGGTATTCCTACGCTGTTCTGGCGGTTCCTGCTGGAGTGCAGTCTGCAGCGGCTAAGGCGCAGGTGCGAGATGCGCCGGATCGAATTGAGTTGAGCACAGGATCGCTGCAGGTGCGAGTCGATCGACGCGATTCAACCATCAGTTTTCTCGCTGCCGACGGCACTCCGATTTCACGCGACGCTGCGTCGATCACGTGGCAAGGCGAGACGTTTACGGTTACGAAGTCCATGCCGGAGGACGAGCACTACTACGGGCTCGGCGACAAGGCGGGACCACTGGACCATCGCAATCAGGCCTTCACCATGTGGAACACAGATGCTTACGCCTGGCAGGAGTCTACCGATCCTCTTTACAAGACTCTGGGATTCCTGGTTGCTCTGCGCAAAGGCACAAGCTACGGAATTCTTCTCGACAACACCTATCGCCAGCACTGGGACTTGGGGAAGGCGTCGGCAGACGAGTACTCGTTCGGCGCCGATGGCGGTGAAGTCGACTACTACTTTATTTATGGGCCGCGTCCGAAGCAGGTGGTGAGCACGTTTACTGCGCTGGTGGGCCGGTCTCCGCTTCCACCACTCTGGAGCCTTGGATTCCAGCAATGCCGGTACAGTTACTTTCCTGAATCCCGTGTGCGCGAAATTGTGCAGACGTTCAAGCAGAAGAAGATTCCGCTGGACGTGATCTACCTCGATATCGACTACCAGCGCGAGAACCGTGTGTTCACGGTTGATCCGCAAAAGTTCCCTAACTTCACCGGAATGGTTCGTGACTTCGCGAAGCAGGGCGTGCGTACGATCGCAATTACCGATCTGCACATCAAGCAGGAGCCTGGATACGCTCCTTACGATACTGGCAAAGCGATCGATGCTTTCATTAAGAACCCTGACGGCAGCGAGTATGCAGGCCGAGTTTGGCCCGGGACCAGTGTCTTCCCCGACTTCACGCGCAAAGCTGTGCGCGACTGGTGGGGCGGCCTCTACAAAGAATTTGTCAACAATGGTGTGGCCGGTTTCTGGAACGATATGAACGAGCCTTCCGTGTTCGACGTGCCGAGCAAGACCATGCCCGTCGATGCGGTCGATCGTGTGGAGGAACCGGGCCAACCCAGTCGTCAGACAACTCAGCGCGAGATCCATAACGTTCTCGGCATGCTGAATTCTCAAGGAACGTATGAAGGGCTGCTGAAGCTTCGCCCGAACGAGCGGCCTTTTGTGCTCACGCGCGCAACTTACGTCGGCGGACAACGTTTCGCCGCTACGTGGACTGGTGACAATTCGAGCACTTGGAACCACATGCGCATTTCGGTTCCAATGCTCCAGAATCTCGGTATCAGCGGCTTTCCCGTTGTGGGAGACGATATCGGCGGATATAAAGGCAGCCCGCAGCCGGACCTGCTCACGAAATGGTTGGAACTGGGCGCCTTCAATCCCATCGATCGCGACCATACCGAAAAGGGAAGCGCCGACCAGGAGCCCTGGGTGCATGGTCCGCAGCATGAAGCCATTCGCAAGCGCTACATAGAAGAGCGGTATCGTCTGCTTCCATACATTTACACGGGCATGGAGCAGTCTTCCCGAGATGGGATCCCGTTGATGCGTCCGATGTTTCTCGAGTATCCGGATCAGGAACCGCTACTCACCGAAGGCGAATGGGCGAACAGTCAATACCTGTTCGGCCACGATCTGCTGGTTGCGCCTCAGCCCTACGAATTCCTCCAGGATGTCCGCGTGATGCTGCCAAGCGGCAATGTCTGGTACGACTACTGGACGGGCAAACAGCTTCAATCCGGTGAGATCACGGTGAAGCCAGCACTCGACACCCTGCACGTCTATGTTCGCGGCGGCGCGATCATTCCACGCCAACCGCTAATACAAAGCACTGCCGAGAAGCCCCAGGGTCCATTGGAACTGCGTGTCTATCCCGACCGCACCTGCCAGGGTTCGCTGTACATGGATGATGGGGTGAGCTTCGATTACACGCATGGCAAGTATTTGCGCGTGGATTACACCTGCGAAGGATACGAAGACGCCCTGCGTATGAAGATCTCGCCACAGCTGGGAAGTTTCACGCCGTGGTTTAATGAAGTGCAGGCGGTGATCTATGGAGTAAAGCGCCAGCCCGTAAGCATCACCCTGGACGGCAAGGCCGTCAAGCGAGCATCGTTCGATTCTGGTTCGCAGACGCTGACTCTGCAGTTTCCATATACTGCGGGCGGCGGTGAGTTGAGACTGAGCTGCGGAAGTCCTGGTCAGAAATCAGAAGTGTGCTTTGCCATGGGGCAGCCCCCCAGCGTTCCAAAATGA
- a CDS encoding alpha/beta fold hydrolase: MPSVPRKQPLAQFLSQKGYWVIYPRWRGAWESGGRFLEKSPAKDLSDIIDELPSRIREAAFGTTFALSPEEIYIIGGSFGGTAAILSSLDPRVRKVIANCPVVDWSILPKEQKKETSNPSYVAYIREAFGNGYRLSEKNWAKLSNGTFFNPAHHIHELTASKILMFHAKDDPYIPWRSVERFALRSGIQLKLLARGGHLSTDYIVRKYWPQIRRFFEA; this comes from the coding sequence ATGCCTTCTGTTCCACGGAAACAACCGCTGGCACAGTTTCTCTCCCAGAAAGGATACTGGGTGATCTACCCACGCTGGCGTGGAGCCTGGGAGAGCGGCGGCCGCTTCCTTGAAAAGTCGCCGGCTAAGGATCTGAGCGACATCATTGACGAGCTGCCAAGTCGAATTCGCGAGGCTGCCTTTGGGACGACCTTTGCCCTTTCACCGGAGGAGATTTACATAATCGGAGGAAGCTTCGGCGGAACTGCTGCCATCCTTTCCTCTCTCGATCCACGAGTAAGGAAGGTGATCGCGAATTGCCCTGTCGTGGATTGGAGCATTCTTCCAAAGGAACAAAAGAAAGAGACCTCGAATCCGAGTTACGTGGCATACATCCGCGAAGCCTTTGGCAACGGCTATCGGCTTTCAGAGAAGAACTGGGCAAAGCTAAGCAACGGCACCTTCTTCAATCCAGCACACCACATTCACGAACTCACAGCGTCAAAGATCTTGATGTTTCACGCGAAGGATGATCCTTACATTCCCTGGCGATCGGTCGAGCGCTTCGCCTTGCGTTCTGGAATCCAGCTGAAGCTGCTCGCGCGTGGCGGTCACTTGAGCACCGACTACATCGTCCGGAAGTACTGGCCGCAGATCCGACGGTTTTTCGAAGCCTGA